The DNA region cgggcatacctcacaatcactcttgctactcaggcatacctcacaattactcatgcctcccagtcactcagcatccggcactcggcactctcactcagtaggtacctgcgctcactgggggtgtgtacagactccggaggggttccttcagcccaagcgttatatcaagccaaatcatggtataatcactcaggccctcggcctatatcaaacatgctacagtgtgcagcccgatcccataaatatgcaacatgttgcggcgtgcagtccgatcccataaatatgcaacatgctgcggcgtgcagcccaatctcataaatatgcaacatgctgcggcgtgcagcccgatcccataaatatcctcacaaatcaggctatcagcctcactcagtcataaacctctcaagccactcgggcatttcagaaaaaacagggtgctcagcccaaaacaatatttatatgcatcaaaattgagtaataaaactgagttatgcagtaaacaggtataaccatgattgagtatagattttcaatcgaaaacagtgagaggataataagaaaaggcccctaagggtccaaacagcactggtacaaggcccaaacatggcattcagcccaattaacagaaactctttctaaaaacacataagtatcatataatttccacaaaatatgcaactttacagttgctatgggatggaccaagtcacaatccccaacagtgcacgttACGAAAtcctgggtttcataccctcaggactagatttacaatcgttacttacctcaaaccggtcaaatctctaccccgcaatgctctttcctctggactcggcctccaaatgctccaaatctattcacaatcagtacaataccatcaatatatgctaattgaatgaattccacaagaaaagctataaaattagacaaaaacccgaaattggctcaaacccggcccccggacccacgtctcgaaatccgacaaaatttacaaaactagaaagcccattcactcacgagtctaaccataccaaatttatcaaaattcgacatcgtttggtccttcaaatccttacattacttctccaaaaatcccaagccctaacccctcattttcactaattacaatgattaaacaatgaaaaatcaccatatatacaagtattaagGCTCAAGTAATTTACCTCaatgaaacccccttgattcccttttcaaatctctcccaaaagcttcaaaaccgaatagaaaaatggtgaaaatgaaccaaaattcgcgaagtgctatctatatattctgcccagattTTCGCACCCGCGGCCTATTCCACGCGCCTGCAGGACGCACATGCAGTCAaaaatcctcgcacctgcgagaatcaCTTAAACTCTTaacctccgcacctgcgcccaggtctcgcacctgcgctctAGACTTGGCCTCCCATTTTCCGCATTTGTGCCCCatgtctcgcacctgcgggctcgcagatgcgacagacTTCTCGTACTTGCGCATCCTGCCTAGCCCAGAACtgtccgcatttgcgaactccccacgcgcaccagcggcctcgcacctgtgactctttcttccgcaggtgcggaaatagcagtagcagcaacttcagctgcattttccaacttcgacaaatctgttaaccacccggaatcaccccgagaccctcgggaccttaaccaaaaataccaacaagtcatatatcaacataccaacttagttgaaccttcgaattactcaaaacaacatcaaatcatcaaattaccctctgattcaagcttaagaacttttaaatttttaaatttggcaaccgatgccaaaaccaagcaaaccacgtccgaatggcctcaaattttgcacacacatcacaaatgacactacgaacctactccaacttccgaaattctattccgaccctgatatcaattttttcactgccgaccgaaattgccaaatttccaattttgccaattcaagcctaattctatcacggacctccaaattacattccggacgcactcctaagtccaaaatcacctaacggagctaacggaaccatcagaattcaaatccgagatcgtttacacataggtcaacatctggttgacttttccaacttaagttttcacttaagagactaagtgtctcaattcactctgaaatcactccggtcccgaaccaactaatccgatataacataatatagctgaataacacaaaaaaaaagtaaaaatggggaaaatggggctataactctcgaaacgaccggccgagtcgttacactaatgttctttttatggaataaatttatgtaccctaagatttttaaacttgaataagaattttactcatatgatgaatttaaaaaataattgaattggattctcttgctaaataattaattaaaagatttaattattagttttaacttaaaaaataatttattctatgctgattcagatcttaatattagttcatctcttattttgaatatttaatcttaattataattttatacaccataaattttattttcaaagagtaaaatattgatatgacatttcacttttagatctttatgtttgtagaatcattagtggtattgactcttatcaatcatttttttttctctttctcacacatttatatttttaaatattttcttagttgttgtttaataattgggtattttttaatattacacgaaaaattgataaaaataattatttgagtaggaaaatagttcaaatataatataaaagtaTATTGTCGTGGGGGTATTTGTTTcccctcaatttcaactctttatgcggtccatttaatattatttttattttttttggtattggATATTATGGAGTAATAATGTATTGCAAatacggaggattcttatgaaatttattttattaaacgttcctacatatttttaataagtatTCAATAGaccaaattttattaattttaaaatattaaatattaaaaattagcatataAGGTATTGTAGCCAgttattgcagttatgtcctTTCTCTATGAGTTTTTTcgtttaatattttaggactaatttggtatattaatattgtatttatatttttataataatataggctctctTTTGTCTAAatagatttggacaatataatacattctcaaattaaattagtaataggacattataatacatttttcaaattaaaatagtaatagaaatttttaagaagcatatcctaaaagtaataggattacatgactaaaaatatttacttgttcaattttatatgaattagacagcccgaaagtaattatactaataggattcctaacatgtagtattatgtcctaaaactaataggattataaggctaatatctagaatttcgaTTATggccttttattatgagttattatacttaatattataaggttatttttataAACCTACAAGTTAGGTTACTTATCATTAGGACATGACATTAGCTTTTAGTCGCGGTGTAATTTTTAAGAATCTTTTATTTACTTACTATAtttcaaaatacatgaaaatagaaataagtAAGGATAGATTAATCTCGGTATGTGCATTGTGTATGTACCCATCAATAACTATTCAATGTTGAAAACTCACGTAAATTTTACATTAAACAACATGTTTGATTTATGAGATGAAAAGTAAATAAAATTTTCTGTAAATGttaaattttgattatatttaaataattaaagatAGAAAAAATCATGAAGatcaaacaacaaataaattaaaataattttaaaactaattttaattaaaatcgACATAAAATGCAACTACAACTTTTACGAAGGAACTGTATTTTGTTCAAAGTAAAAAAAACATTCCTTCAATTTCTAATATAAATAAAGaaggtaaaatatatatatactattattaGTTATTAAACGTTGAGTCAAAGTGGACTCTTGAGTTTATAATCTTTCGATTTTTTTAACTCCAAATTTTTTCAAAGCCTTTCCATACGTATTTAGACCTTCTCTCTTTAAGTTCTTCCATTACAAGGTTAAATTTAATGTTTTTATTTAAGAATTCTTACCTAGttcaataaggaaagatttaataaccaaaatttagttaatttttaaagtcctaaatattaacgTGTAATATTatatcctaaaactaataggattatctAGAATTTCGTTTatatccttttattatgagttattatacttaatattataaggttattttgtAAACTGaaattgtattcatgctttttaGTAAGTATTCAATAGaccaaattttattaattttaaaatcttaaatattaaaaattagcatagaaggtattgtagtcagttattgcagttatgtcctTTCTCTATGAGTTTttccgtttaatattttagggctaatttggtatattaatattgtatttatatttttataataatataggctctcttttgtctaaatggatttggacaatataatacattctcaaattaaattagtaataggacattataatacgtttttcaaattaaaatagtaatagaaatttttaagaagcatatcctaaaagtaataggattacatgactaaagatatttacttgttcaattttatatgaattagacagtccgaaagtaattatactaataggattcctaacgtgtagtattatgtcctaaaactaataggattataaggctaatatctagaatttcgaTTATGACCTTTTATTATGAGTTGTTATACTTAATATTGTAAGGTTATTTTTATAAACCGACAAGTTAGGTTACTCATCATTAGGACATGACATTAGCTTTGAGTCACGatataatttttaagaattttttatttacttactataattcaaaatacatgaaaatagaaataagtAAGGATAGATTAATCTCGGTATGTGCATTGTGTATGTACCCCATCAATAACTATTCAATGTTGAAAACTCACGTAAATTTTACATTAAACAACATGTTTGATTTATGAGATGAAAAGTAAATAAAATTTTCTGTAAATGttaaattttgattatatttaaataattaaagatAGAAAAAATCATGAAGatcaaacaacaaataaattaaaataattttaaaactaattttaattaaaatcgACATAAAATGCAACTACAACTTTTATGAAGGAACTGTATTTTGTTCAAAGTAAAAAAAACATTCCTTCAATTTCTAATATAAATAAAGAAggtaaaatatatatactattattAGTTATTAAACGTTGAGTCAAAGTGGACTCTTGAGTTTATAATCTTTCGATTTTTTTAACTCCAAACTTTTTCAAAGCCTTTCCATACGTATGTAGACCATTCTCTCTTTAAGTTCTTCCAATACAAggttaaatttaatatttttatttaagaaTTCTTACCTAGttcaataaggaaagatttaataactaaaatttagTTAacttttaaagtcctaaatattaacgTGTAATATTATATCCTAAAACTAATAAGATTATAAGGTTAATATCTAGAATTCCGTTTatatccttttattatgagttattatacttaatattataaggttatttttggaaactgacattgtattcatgcttttataataatatagatagatagatagatatagatatagatagattaaGGCTTACTTATTGATTAGGGGATTATTGCCAAGTCCTTATGGTTATGAAGTTAACATGTTGGAAATAACATTGACAAATCATACACTCAAAATTTAACGAAGTTTCCCTCGCCGAACTGTTTGACAATTTTGTAGTGTAAAGAGTCGAGTAAATGTGCGGGGAAAAGGACTGAAGAGTTTGCTATAACTGTACTGGAGAGGACTAAAATTGCAATTCTCTTCTTTTTGCTTCATACTTTGAGACCAAAGCTTTTAAAGATGGAACTCCAGAAAATGTTATGTTGTTTTCTGAAGCACAACTCGTCTAAGAGAAAGGGAAACGGCAATTCCAGGTTAGAAGGTGTGATCAAAACATTGTATAGGATGACAATACCCTTCTCCTTGTTGTAAAGCTTGTCAGAGAAAAGTTTCATCAGTGTCAAATTACGTGTATCTTGTCCTATATCATCCGATACATTTTTATTTCTGTAGAGCTATATCTACTGCTGCATTAAGTCACTCGGATGTTAAGACGAACGACAGAGGGATGTGTATAAAGGTCATTCATACTTGTAATAAGTTGAACAATGACCCAATAAATTAGATTAGAGGAAGCAATGTCATTCTTGTCAGACAGTACAGGCTACTCCCTCATTAGAGAACTACATAGCCATCAGAAGCAAATTGTAAGACATTTAAGTTATCATGTCAATGTGGCACCTCATCTATCAGGAGGAATGCACAACTAACTTTTTTGCCACCAAGCGGATGCCTGCAGTCTGTTGGTAGTCGTATGAATCCACTGAGAAATATGCATCCAAAAGAGTTCCTGGTGTAATCAAGGAATCCAGTTCTGCCACATCAAACCTACTGAACATGAGCTTCTGTGTTGTGGAAGACTCTTTCTGGTATATCTCTGTGACCCAGCGGGAGATATTAGCATCCACCACAGTTGGTAAACTGCACATTCACATACAGTATAATATTAGTTTTAAGCGCGAGAGGGATATTGATTCAGTAAAAGGGCTCGTTGTCCTGGTAAGTGGAGCTGTGGAGGTGTGAACAACAGGAGAGACAAAATATCATAATACTTTCAATGGAAATTGGGAAAGCCTGGATTAGCCATGCACTAAAAGCTCATCTATTACTTGTGCATCAGGTTGGAAAATCTTAAGGAGGACTAGCATATGCACTAGCAGACATGTCTGATCTTACATTAGAAAGCATAATGGAAAAGGAAAATTTGATCTCATATGCATCAAGGGCATACcaggaaaatacagtagaagtAAAAGCTCTCCTGGTCTCTAATAACAGGAAAAATTGGCAGATTCACTTGTCTagtaaagaaagaaaggaagttcAGAACTTACTTTAAACGAATGGTAGGACAGTTCATAAAGCCAGGCTTTCTGTTTACCACAGGCCTCCATTCTGACATGCTACCGGCATCCTCATTTAATTTCTGCGCAAGATTATCAATTGCATCCAAAAGTTGGCATAGGTCTGATGATCCATCCACCATAAAACTCAACCGTGGCCGACCAGCATAATCAACAAACCTTGTACTAATTCCAAACCGCACCTTCAGGCATCTAGAGCAAACTTGCAATTCAGCATTGTTGTGCAAGATTTGTATCTTCTGAGTCCCGCGATAAAAGGGCGCTAGAATTAAGGAGACAGAagaaattgaaatattatttggtTCTAAGAAGTCAGTGCAGCCAATGTAACCTCCTGTTGCAGTTGATGCAGAAGATTGTCGAGAATCTGCTGAACCAGGTTCTTCTTCCATGTCATCTAACTGAATGGATTCCCTTACTTCGGCGCTGAACTCGACCAAGTTAAAAGCATCGGGCCTAGAGGAATTTGTTTCAAGAAGATGTGGTACCTCCACATTTCTGCTTACAAGTGGAAATATTGGATGACCTGATTCTATGTTGTCTTCTGCAATAGATTTCATAAGACTTTCTATCTTGACACTCGATGAAGGTGTATCTGTACTGGAGCCCATCCCCTCCAGAATAGCATTTCCATTAGTGCGACTTCTTATAGCAGTATTAGGAGACACCCAACTGTTCTCAGTTAATATCTCAGGCAGGCTGGATTCCTGCAGGTACAACAATTTAGCTAATCAAACCCACGGCAAAGTTCAATTGTCTGTTCGGCTCAGAACATAAGTTCTGGAAATGAGAGAGAAATATCAATATATATCCTCATAAGATGCGGTAGCATGACCATGCAGTTAGATTGTACAGTGTCAACTGCCGTATCTAAAAGCTTGTCTGTAagagaaatgattttttttttagagGAAGAGAAATgacatttttaatttgttttagatCGCTGAAGAATTGTCTTAAGATTTGAGCTCCAGATCTGATACCATTTTGAACCATATGACTCAACAAAAGTTTAAGCTGTTAGTGAGTTAACACTTCTATGTTTACTTTAGATTTGCAACAATTCACTTACTTTTCTTGGGTTCATCTTTGATCAGTTCTTGAGCTTCAACGTTGATTCAGCATTTTAATTTTATCAATAAATATGCAACTATGCTCTAAAGCCCTTTGCAAGTCCAAATTGGACAGCCTGTCAAAAGGTGGCCCCAATAATCAAAATTAGAGGCTCAGCATCCGCACTGCATAGCTTAAACTGAAAGGCTTGCAGTAATCTTGTTCCAGTAATGGAATAGTTCCTCTTTCTCATATATTTTCATGCAACCATTAAACATAATAACACAGATTTTTCCATCATATTTTACACTTGATGCTGAATTCTAGCCTGTCACAGTTGTCAGTTTCAAAAGCCAATTCACACCTCAGTTAAGGAAGGCAGAAGGAATATTGCCTTGATTTACAAAAAGAGATTCGTGAGAAGAAATCAGAAGAGAAAGGATGAGAATTTTTCCAGCTGCAGACCATACTTGCTTTGGGTGTCAGGTTTTCTTTTAACTTTTTCCCTCTTCTTTTATTGAAGTTGAGGCGTTGAGGTAGAGGGTGTAGGAGGGGCTAACCAAGGATGAAGTTGCACAAAGGGAAGGTATAACAATCAAATGCAAGTAGTCTACAGTTATGACATTGCGGAAATAGGACCTAAGAtataaaaggaagaaaaatagtACACTTCCTTCAGATCTGTTGCACTGTACTTCTAACACATGGCTGGCCGTATGGACAAATAGGAAAAAGGCAAATAATGcaatgaaaagaaaaaacaaaagcaTGTCAAATTAGACTTCCAAGTATCTTTTTTTCgaacttaacttcaaatactacttttttccaaatatcaatcaattcatGTCCAAAAGCTTGAGATTCTCCAAGTTTGAGAATCATTGCTAATATTAGCAACCTAGACtggaagagaaaaacaaaagtacGGTCGAGCAACAGCTTACCAAAAACAAGACAGTTGCACAGTACTTTAGTACCTCAAAATTCATTCGAACATCATCCAAACTCCTGAAAAGTAGAACATCAAAATGAGAAAGTGAGAAAAAATATCCCAACAAGCTTGCAGTTCACACTGCACGGAGCAAAACCATCTAAATCACCTTCAATAGCATAGATTGTGTTTCCTATTGGAAAAGATTAGCAACACATTTTGGGTTATTTGACAGTTAACTAACATCAAAATCTGCTGAAAGTAGCAAAGTGAATGTCTCACACACACCAGGGACTTAAAGCAAAACTAACTAAATAAGTATTATCTTATTAACTTGTGGACTGGACTGATTTAACGGGATAGGGTGTTATTGTATTTACTTGGAACTTTTCAGCTAGCTTGGTGTCTTGCTCAATATGACCTGATAGGCAAAATTGAATATGTTTTTGTTGTTTGGTTCATGTCTTTCTCTTCTAGTTTGTTTCTCGACATAACTTCCCTGACTACAGGGATGACTTATTTCGTTCtgaaccaaaacaaaaatccaatagCAGAATCCCAATCGCTAGTCCACTTATTACGCTAAATTAAGGAACTACTTAATTATAAGCTGAAATGGGATTATTAATCCCATAAAAGAGTCTCGGCCAATTAgaattttattttgataagttcttaTTGATGAAATACCAAGATGGTACAGGATAGTACAAGACTCAACAACATACCATACAACGGACTATCATGCTTCCCTCCGAAcaaactcaaaaagtcaagatACTGATCCAAGCTATCTGTAAAGGTACTTCTTACGAATTTGGCTAAGCCATTTCTACACTTTATACGAAGTGCTTCTATTGTATATAATATAGTTGGAACACCTTAGATTCTCTTGCTCTAGTTTaattgttcttttatttttatattgagTGTTAACATAATTATGTCGATAACAATGCAgtacttatagcctgtttggccaaatttctaaaatcaacttattttaaaaagtgtttttctcaaaagtcaaaagtACTTTCAAGAAAGTACTCTttgtgagaagcagtttgtgtttgactactTAATTTGAAAAGCAGTTTTATGCAGCAATTcttgtttgaccaaacttttagaaAGTGTTTTTAAGTGTAattttcttaaaagtacttttcaaaaaagtgctttagGGGAGAAACTATTTTTTCTGCTTCGCAAAAACTGCTTCTATTTCTagtcaaaaacacttttttccttctaaaagtttggtcaaacaccttAACTTTGGAAAAGAAGCACTTTTGCCCCCCAAAACAAAACACTTCTGATCCAAAAGAAGCTTGGCCGAAGCTATCAGAATTGAGATTATATGAATGCCTATTTTATTAGATAAATTTAATTATTCCTAAGAGTAGTCACTTTAGTCAATATTCTCAAAACCAAATGCAATATAAAGTAATATTATATCATATTCCTTTTGTTACATAGAAGAATTTAGTCGATTTAATCTTACACTTTATAAGACACTAACCAAGTACGCAAGAAGTTCAATAAAAGGATTATGACTTTATCAAGAGTTCGTTCTCTATTAACCCAACACAGAACGCACTACTTTGACTCATTCATGCATACATGTCCTTATAATCTATCCACAGACGAAACATGCCCATGAAGAGGATAGCCAAAGAGCATTAagctaatgatttttaagaaaggAGAAAAACTCTGTTACCTATGTGTTTGCTGTCCAAGGCCAAAATAAGTAGCAAGAGAGGCCATCTGCAAACAGAATGAAACCAATTCAGTAATCAAACATTTGAAAAGATATCACTTCACTTATAGCCTGTGACATTTCTTGGTGGTACACAAAACCTCCCTAGCTGTACCAAGGATTGCATTAACCTCCCCTACTAGCAAAATTGGCCTATTTACTCCCTCACTAATACTCTCCAATGCTTATGTATGGAAatatcagtgttttaaaaggcgtgggcgtaaggcgaggcgttttacatatgctagccccataggtatttaatttttaatattttataaaataatataattacagtaaatatttataaacaagtaaaattgtataaaaattaaagaaaactataaatgtgcaaaaaatatatatatgtggggaaAAAAAATATAGACGTGcttcatccccacaaaaaactagtcaaaacaatctattatacgctacttagaagcacaagtaacttgagtcgaaaagaataaagttttctacatggagaaacaaaaaggatgactaacctgcaatttgaactttgaacttgctgctatgaagagaatggagttctctttgtatttgtaaaaaaattaaatattcgttgcttttggaagatattagcagactagcggacaagataaagaattgggaaagaccatgaattagggcttcaatcaataaaaaaggtcttgacttttaaatttaatatatttcagttcctttttaaaacttttgagtaattaccaagttgacttttgagaatttgggtattatatgaaggacttattcaacaaattttgttttaatttgaagcTTACGCCTCACTAAAACAATGCGCCTCaaacgcccgggcgtacgcccGAATTGCTGgacgtacgcctcttgagactttcgccccacaccatcgcctcggggcgtttttggtgcgcctcgccccggggctcgccccgaaaacgccttttaaaacactggaaaATATCAACATATTAAAAAGCGAACAAAACTGAAAGGAAAAACAGTTAATACACTTTTCCTCACAGCAAACCAAACATCTTGTCATATAGGTGGGTTGATTCTATGCAAAAGGAagattttctattttgttttagtTTATTACCTTCCCAATGAAGTCAAAAcattaaaaagaaagaagaaaaaagaaaaaaaagcaaaagcATACAAAAACAAAGTGCAGCATGAAAATTGCATTCCTGGGAGTTCATCTTCTAATTTTGACATAAGAACCCACCGACCAGCGAAAAGTTATCTGTACAAGTGTAGGGAAACAAAAAAGGCAATGCTACAGCTCGAACAACAGTATAACAGAATGCTGATTTTAAAGATCTTTACAATCAATTATTCATGTCAAAATGTGTTGCTTAGCATTTCCACTCTAGCATGTACATAAGTAACTTGGCAAAAACCATAACCTCCAGAATTCCAGAAGGCCCATAAGTGTTTTCCAAATGAAGTCAAAAAAACAAACACTTCTCCAACAAGCGAGAATTCTTTAAGCCAACTGTCTCTGAGTCAAATTATCTAATTTCCCTACTTTTTCATGAAGAAGGCAGATAAATTTCGATACCTTCATGTTACCAGCTCTCCTTCCAAATCTTTGGGTCAACAAAGCAAGTGTATCAATTGTTCCCTTAGGTTCTGGTGCAGGCCTATTAATTCCAGCAAATGCCTCCCGAATCCTTGGACAATCGAATTTCAGAATATTGTGGCCCACCCATATCCTCCCTACGCAAACAACATAACAAGCACAGAGCAAAAGCAAAATCAGCCAATTCCACATAAAAGATAACAGCATCATACCCAACATATGTCCAATAAATTTGATCCAAAAGTACCTTTACCAAAAGCAGCTCTTAAAAATATATGTTCATAAAAAATATATCTGTATAAAAATATGTGTAATAAGTTTGCACACACTACCACAGAGTTGTAGATCGGATTATGGTACTCCGTATCAACTAACTTAAAATtctgaatccctacctccataggAAGGGAAGGGAAGGAAACTTAAAACGGTCTATTTACCGAGCAGTCCGGTACAACCCACTAGCAAAGGTGCCAAGTAAACATGCCCATCAAGATTTCCAGCATCAGGCACTAATAAATTTTTAATGTCTAATTAGATCGTGAATCATTCAAATTAAGAACATAAGCTCATTGCTTTTTCTCTTCCTATAATTTAATTCCAAATTTGCCGAATCACTCATGTTATGATCTTCTACATCCTGGGTCTCCCTGTTCCGTCATCTGGCTTATGTTCTGGACCGTGAGAGTTATTTCTTTTGATCTTCATCTTTTGACCCGTAATAGGTACCCGGATTTCGTTCTTTCATTAGCAATTGACAAGGTCGAACTTATTCTATCCAATTTTTATAGATAATTTGGATGACTGATCACTTTGATTCAATCATATATCTTGGAATCAGCTTAAGTATTCCTattttctaattattttttttcaactcATT from Nicotiana tabacum cultivar K326 chromosome 24, ASM71507v2, whole genome shotgun sequence includes:
- the LOC107764449 gene encoding protein NEN1-like is translated as MGTGEDRSEIVFFDVETTIPTRTGQGYALLEFGAILVCPRKLVEQENYSTLVRPDDLSLISQLSVRCNGITRDAVTSAPTFADIADKVFDILHGRIWVGHNILKFDCPRIREAFAGINRPAPEPKGTIDTLALLTQRFGRRAGNMKMASLATYFGLGQQTHRSLDDVRMNFEVLKYCATVLFLESSLPEILTENSWVSPNTAIRSRTNGNAILEGMGSSTDTPSSSVKIESLMKSIAEDNIESGHPIFPLVSRNVEVPHLLETNSSRPDAFNLVEFSAEVRESIQLDDMEEEPGSADSRQSSASTATGGYIGCTDFLEPNNISISSVSLILAPFYRGTQKIQILHNNAELQVCSRCLKVRFGISTRFVDYAGRPRLSFMVDGSSDLCQLLDAIDNLAQKLNEDAGSMSEWRPVVNRKPGFMNCPTIRLNLPTVVDANISRWVTEIYQKESSTTQKLMFSRFDVAELDSLITPGTLLDAYFSVDSYDYQQTAGIRLVAKKLVVHSS